One Lacunisphaera limnophila DNA window includes the following coding sequences:
- a CDS encoding LacI family DNA-binding transcriptional regulator, translating to MLSITPHGKVTLQDVAAKAGVSISTASRCLTRAVGVSKSSETRVLSAVESLGYRYNPLLGEVMRSTRRGAPNHHLGTLAYITPYDDVQEWRDTPTLCRHWSAARDQAALFGFGVTEFAMTSRGMTGRRLGEILKARGITGILLAAFPKDPFELVLPWEHFATVPVGHMVQDPQLDCVVSDHTQAVLLAGRVLATQGYRRIGLAIESYQNSITNHGWANGYAALPAENSAVAAIPPFLPEKLAPGAFVAWVRAHRVDCVLTLSTFRNQPNRMREWLAEAGMNCPRDIGLVSLDVTPATGTWAGIDQNSDEIGKAAVDLVLSKVRAGERGIPKVRRSLLVHCQWREGNTVRAVAGEKACA from the coding sequence ATGCTTTCCATTACCCCCCACGGGAAAGTGACCCTGCAGGACGTCGCGGCCAAAGCCGGCGTTTCCATTTCCACGGCCTCGCGTTGCCTGACGCGGGCCGTGGGTGTTTCCAAGTCGAGCGAGACACGCGTGCTGTCCGCCGTCGAGTCGCTCGGTTATCGCTACAATCCCCTGCTCGGCGAGGTGATGCGCTCGACGCGCCGCGGCGCGCCCAACCACCACCTCGGCACGCTGGCGTACATCACGCCCTACGACGACGTGCAGGAATGGCGGGACACGCCCACGCTCTGCCGCCATTGGTCGGCCGCGCGGGACCAGGCCGCGCTGTTCGGGTTCGGGGTGACGGAGTTTGCCATGACCTCGCGCGGCATGACGGGCCGCCGCCTCGGCGAGATTCTGAAGGCCCGGGGCATCACGGGCATCCTGCTGGCCGCCTTCCCAAAGGATCCCTTCGAGCTGGTGCTGCCGTGGGAGCATTTTGCGACGGTGCCGGTGGGACACATGGTGCAGGACCCGCAGCTCGACTGCGTGGTGAGCGACCACACGCAGGCGGTGTTGCTGGCGGGCCGGGTGCTCGCCACGCAAGGCTACCGCCGCATCGGCCTCGCGATCGAGAGCTACCAGAATTCCATTACGAACCACGGGTGGGCGAACGGCTACGCGGCCCTGCCCGCCGAGAACAGCGCCGTGGCCGCGATCCCGCCCTTCCTGCCGGAGAAGCTCGCCCCCGGCGCCTTCGTGGCGTGGGTGCGCGCGCACCGGGTGGACTGCGTGCTGACGCTCTCGACCTTCCGCAACCAGCCCAACCGCATGCGGGAATGGCTGGCGGAGGCTGGCATGAATTGTCCGCGGGACATCGGCCTGGTGTCGCTGGACGTCACGCCCGCGACCGGCACCTGGGCCGGCATCGACCAGAATTCCGACGAGATCGGCAAGGCCGCCGTGGACCTGGTCCTGTCGAAGGTCCGGGCCGGCGAGCGCGGGATCCCGAAGGTCCGCCGCAGCCTGCTGGTCCACTGCCAGTGGCGTGAGGGGAACACGGTCCGCGCGGTCGCAGGAGAGAAGGCCTGCGCCTGA
- a CDS encoding ABC transporter ATP-binding protein, whose product MIEVENLTRVFRTYKKQPGFWGGVKGLFHREFEETRAADNISFSIKEGEFVGFLGPNGAGKTTTLKMLSGLIYPTSGSARVAGFDPSKRENAYRRLFALVLGQKNQLWWDLPAQESFTLIRAIYGLPPGPFKETLDELVTLLGVGPKLNVQVRELSLGERMKMELIAALLHRPRVLFLDEPTIGLDVISQKAVREFLRSYNRRHKTTILLTSHYMADITSLCERVIVIDHGKKIYDGDLDRIAGAGAGQRIIKFRPRAALSIVEGTPAPFGPGWKPAHGEAKVGEDGEILLHVPSAHVTEVCSQILAQGPVDDITIQDVPLEDIISELFTRGVTAVPVPSTP is encoded by the coding sequence ATGATCGAAGTCGAAAATCTGACCCGCGTCTTCCGCACCTACAAGAAGCAGCCCGGCTTCTGGGGCGGCGTGAAGGGCCTCTTCCACCGGGAGTTTGAGGAGACCCGCGCGGCCGACAATATCAGCTTCTCGATCAAGGAGGGTGAGTTCGTCGGCTTCCTCGGCCCCAACGGCGCGGGCAAGACCACCACGCTCAAGATGCTTTCGGGCCTCATCTACCCGACCTCCGGCTCGGCCCGGGTCGCCGGCTTCGATCCCTCCAAGCGCGAAAACGCCTACCGCCGCCTCTTCGCCCTCGTGCTCGGCCAGAAAAACCAGCTCTGGTGGGACCTGCCTGCCCAGGAATCCTTCACCCTCATCCGCGCCATCTACGGCCTGCCGCCCGGCCCGTTCAAGGAGACGCTCGACGAGCTCGTCACCCTGCTCGGCGTCGGCCCCAAGCTCAACGTGCAGGTCCGCGAACTCTCCCTCGGCGAGCGCATGAAGATGGAGCTGATCGCCGCCCTGCTCCACCGCCCGCGCGTGCTCTTCCTCGACGAGCCCACCATCGGCCTCGACGTCATCTCGCAGAAGGCCGTGCGCGAGTTCCTGCGCAGCTACAACCGCCGCCACAAGACGACGATCCTGCTCACGAGCCACTACATGGCCGACATCACCTCGCTCTGTGAGCGCGTGATCGTCATCGACCACGGCAAGAAGATCTACGACGGCGACCTCGACCGCATCGCCGGCGCCGGCGCCGGCCAGCGCATCATCAAATTCCGGCCCAGGGCCGCCTTGAGCATCGTCGAAGGGACCCCCGCCCCCTTCGGCCCCGGCTGGAAACCCGCCCACGGCGAGGCCAAGGTCGGCGAGGACGGCGAGATCCTCCTCCACGTCCCCAGCGCCCACGTCACCGAGGTCTGCTCCCAGATCCTCGCCCAGGGCCCGGTCGACGATATCACGATTCAGGACGTCCCCCTCGAGGATATCATCAGCGAACTCTTCACCCGCGGCGTGACCGCCGTGCCCGTCCCGAGCACCCCGTAG
- a CDS encoding glycosyltransferase: protein MSQTPAPARVSRLDFIRENYYRVAASGLIPAGFYQPELPRPDQLPGRTGRLTLEVVSHCWNYAHLQAYQLSSLVLHPPTAIDVRMTVYHCPEDRKTVRLLEHFAGRQVPGVTWDWRPLERNRLLRRAIGRNAAAKATRADWIWFTDCDLLFLDGCLDTLAARLQGRRDRLLYPQVEHCTRMLREDDPVLLAAADEPGLVQIDPAQFEPFGIKKAVGPLQIVHGDIARLAGYCDAIAYYREPVEHWRKTYEDRTFRWLLRTQGVPIEVPGVYRIKHLHKGRYQEGGMKRIRRSLRQLQAAVFGRAKGR from the coding sequence ATGTCCCAAACGCCCGCGCCCGCCCGCGTCTCCCGCCTGGATTTTATCCGGGAGAATTACTACCGGGTGGCGGCGAGCGGACTCATCCCGGCGGGTTTCTACCAGCCGGAATTGCCGCGGCCGGACCAGTTGCCGGGGCGGACCGGTAGGCTGACCTTGGAAGTGGTGAGCCATTGCTGGAACTACGCGCATTTGCAGGCCTACCAGCTCAGTTCGCTGGTGCTGCACCCGCCGACGGCGATCGACGTGCGGATGACGGTCTATCACTGCCCGGAGGACCGGAAGACGGTGCGGCTGCTGGAGCATTTCGCCGGACGGCAGGTGCCGGGTGTGACCTGGGACTGGCGGCCGCTGGAGCGGAACCGGCTCCTGCGCCGGGCCATCGGGCGCAACGCGGCGGCGAAGGCGACGCGGGCCGACTGGATCTGGTTCACGGATTGCGATCTGTTGTTCCTCGACGGTTGCCTCGACACGCTGGCGGCGCGCCTGCAGGGCCGGCGGGACCGGCTGCTTTATCCCCAGGTGGAGCATTGCACGCGCATGCTCCGGGAGGACGACCCGGTGCTGCTGGCGGCGGCGGACGAGCCGGGGTTGGTGCAGATCGATCCGGCGCAGTTCGAGCCGTTTGGGATCAAAAAGGCCGTGGGGCCGCTGCAGATCGTGCATGGCGACATCGCCCGGCTCGCCGGCTATTGCGATGCCATCGCCTACTACCGGGAGCCGGTGGAGCACTGGCGGAAGACTTATGAGGACCGGACCTTCCGGTGGCTGCTGCGCACCCAAGGTGTGCCGATCGAGGTGCCCGGCGTTTACCGGATCAAGCACCTCCACAAGGGGCGCTACCAGGAGGGTGGCATGAAGCGCATCCGGCGCAGCCTGCGGCAGCTGCAGGCGGCGGTTTTTGGTCGTGCCAAGGGGCGGTGA
- a CDS encoding FkbM family methyltransferase encodes MTSDPTTPSRPAAPGLGARLTVEAGFLWSRLLGRPYQLTTVLFGCPVVLGIEARREITRAYGFELEAALMQRLLDHVRPGDTVYDVGANIGLISMILALHPAGRGCRVHSFEPEPRNFGELARNIGLNGVQDRVTPHQVALGRSEGEAALFVRGSTGDGRHSIAETKGAEGSISVKLSTATTFAQTTGQPPDVIKIDIEGAEGEMLAGAEGLIATGRPREIIMEVHNKGGRDLMPDGTTIDAWLKARGYVLAWEQHRRSGVHRHYQRAGR; translated from the coding sequence ATGACATCCGACCCTACCACACCTTCCCGTCCCGCTGCGCCTGGCTTGGGCGCGAGGCTCACCGTCGAGGCGGGCTTCCTCTGGAGCCGTCTGTTGGGTCGGCCCTACCAGCTGACGACGGTGTTGTTCGGCTGTCCGGTGGTGCTGGGGATCGAGGCGCGGCGCGAGATCACCCGGGCCTATGGCTTCGAGCTCGAGGCGGCGCTCATGCAGCGGCTGCTCGACCACGTGCGGCCGGGTGACACGGTCTATGACGTCGGCGCCAACATCGGCCTGATCAGCATGATCCTGGCGCTGCATCCGGCCGGTCGCGGCTGCCGCGTGCACAGCTTCGAGCCGGAGCCGCGCAATTTTGGCGAGCTGGCCCGCAACATCGGCCTGAACGGCGTGCAGGACCGCGTGACCCCGCACCAGGTGGCGCTAGGCCGCTCCGAGGGTGAGGCCGCGCTGTTCGTGCGCGGCAGCACGGGGGACGGCCGTCACTCCATCGCCGAGACCAAGGGCGCGGAGGGCAGCATCAGCGTGAAGCTCTCGACCGCGACGACCTTTGCGCAGACCACCGGCCAGCCGCCCGACGTCATCAAGATCGACATCGAGGGCGCGGAGGGCGAGATGCTCGCCGGCGCCGAAGGCCTGATCGCCACGGGCCGGCCGCGGGAGATCATCATGGAGGTCCACAACAAGGGCGGCCGCGACCTCATGCCCGACGGCACGACCATCGACGCCTGGCTGAAGGCGCGGGGCTATGTACTCGCGTGGGAGCAGCACCGCCGCTCCGGCGTGCACCGGCATTACCAGCGCGCGGGCCGCTGA
- a CDS encoding 3-deoxy-D-manno-octulosonic acid kinase yields MPRDVQLLFDRAATPGITADHFEPEWLQRQQLVVDTAKGRGTVYFFRAGPAVWVLRRYRRGGWMGRVNRDAYWWQGLEQTRPWREWRLLAELRAKGLPVPRPIAARVTRSGLVYHGDLITERIEGATPLGALLAAGALPREEWGKVGALLARFQAEGVRHDDINVSNVLRDGRGAYHLIDFDKALIAPPGAWQERNLARFRRSIEKLQRRQPAVGFTAADWAAVRAGYQTGAAAGGR; encoded by the coding sequence ATGCCGCGCGACGTCCAACTGCTCTTTGACCGCGCGGCGACGCCAGGGATCACGGCGGATCATTTCGAGCCGGAATGGCTGCAGCGTCAGCAACTCGTCGTCGACACCGCGAAAGGGCGGGGAACGGTTTATTTTTTCCGCGCCGGCCCGGCGGTGTGGGTGCTGCGCCGCTACCGGCGCGGCGGGTGGATGGGGCGCGTCAATCGCGACGCCTATTGGTGGCAGGGGCTCGAGCAGACGAGGCCGTGGCGGGAGTGGCGGTTGCTGGCCGAGCTGCGCGCGAAGGGCCTGCCGGTGCCGCGGCCGATCGCGGCGCGAGTGACGCGCAGCGGGCTGGTTTACCACGGCGATTTGATCACGGAGCGCATCGAGGGGGCGACGCCGCTTGGCGCGTTGCTGGCGGCCGGGGCCTTGCCCCGGGAGGAGTGGGGCAAGGTCGGGGCATTGCTGGCGCGTTTCCAGGCGGAGGGCGTGCGGCACGACGACATCAATGTGAGCAACGTCCTGCGCGACGGGCGCGGCGCGTATCACCTGATCGATTTCGACAAGGCGCTGATCGCGCCGCCGGGCGCGTGGCAGGAGCGGAACCTCGCGCGTTTCCGACGCTCGATCGAGAAGCTGCAGCGGCGCCAACCGGCGGTCGGGTTCACGGCGGCCGACTGGGCGGCGGTGCGCGCCGGCTACCAGACGGGCGCGGCGGCGGGAGGCCGGTGA
- the mtnN gene encoding 5'-methylthioadenosine/S-adenosylhomocysteine nucleosidase, translating into MPASTPAPTLILSAMPSEIRLIQAHIKRPKTGRLACFPYVTGVLRGRRVVTTVTGVGVTNAAMVTALFIREFKPAEVLVSGTGSRFNPRIETGDTIISTKTIHHAAGSLTQEGMVYRKVRGPLPGQMTHWYYKPDPRLLKLAKASIKGYTAEPVTANGRTYVPRVLTGVVTASDLFGVSDEKIADMKKKLNPDIMEMESAAIAQVCTQLGVPHLVFRAGSNRTQSNPGNDYRLLGQKAAHAAARWTVYFTGCLAEARA; encoded by the coding sequence ATGCCCGCCTCCACGCCTGCTCCCACGCTGATCCTGAGTGCCATGCCGTCGGAGATCCGGCTGATCCAGGCCCACATCAAGCGACCCAAAACCGGCCGGCTGGCCTGTTTCCCGTATGTCACCGGCGTGCTCCGGGGCCGGCGGGTCGTGACTACCGTCACGGGGGTCGGCGTGACCAACGCGGCCATGGTGACCGCGCTCTTCATCCGGGAATTTAAGCCGGCGGAGGTGCTCGTGTCGGGCACGGGCTCGCGCTTCAACCCGCGCATCGAGACCGGCGACACCATCATCTCGACCAAGACGATCCATCACGCGGCCGGCAGCCTGACCCAGGAAGGCATGGTCTACCGCAAGGTCCGGGGACCGCTGCCCGGGCAGATGACGCACTGGTACTACAAGCCCGACCCGCGCCTGTTGAAATTGGCGAAGGCGTCGATCAAAGGCTACACGGCGGAGCCGGTCACGGCCAACGGCCGCACCTACGTGCCGCGCGTGCTGACAGGTGTGGTGACGGCCAGCGATCTGTTTGGCGTGTCGGACGAGAAGATCGCCGACATGAAAAAGAAACTGAACCCGGACATCATGGAAATGGAGAGCGCGGCCATCGCGCAGGTGTGCACGCAGCTGGGTGTGCCGCACCTCGTCTTCCGCGCCGGCAGCAATCGCACGCAGTCGAATCCCGGCAACGACTACCGGTTGCTCGGGCAGAAAGCGGCGCACGCCGCGGCGCGGTGGACGGTTTATTTCACGGGGTGTTTGGCGGAGGCCCGCGCATGA
- a CDS encoding permease gives MKWFSRGDGEGFVVAFINNLVQLLILAPLCTGVLGFSPELIYGRILPGVAISFLVGNIFYAWQAMQLAKREGRTDVTALPYGISTPGLFAHVFLVMLPAKQLALAQGMADPERFAWHAGLVACFLGGLLEFGCSFFAEKIRKHTPPAAMLATLGGVGLGFLGLSFLFQAFAAPVVGLVMLVLVFIVFFGRMKFRGGLPATVVILAVGTALAWATGLAPVGGPDARPLAHLQVYWPVPVLGELWAAFSGGHILAYLSVVIPIGLLGVLASLQNIESAAAAGDNYPATPSLVVSGLGTLAAACFGSPFPTSIYIGHPAWKKLGARAGYSALNGIFITLVCLTGSMAALTWLIPAEAGIAIIFWIGTIIAAQAFEVTEQKYYPAVIIGLFPALAAWVMLIVKTTVGAGGATLDAALVANAHAAGAYLGGGFALEQGFLYSAMIWAAVVVAIVDRAWLRAAGWCAIGAGLALAGLMHSYALTGRDTVIDLPLLSWLTGQWTPGRSLFPAGAAAAGYALAAVIFLLAKFILVPRAEDEVA, from the coding sequence ATGAAGTGGTTCTCCCGCGGGGACGGCGAGGGATTCGTCGTCGCGTTCATCAACAACCTGGTGCAGTTGCTCATCCTCGCGCCGCTGTGCACCGGGGTGCTCGGATTCTCGCCGGAGCTGATCTACGGGCGCATCCTGCCGGGCGTCGCGATCTCGTTCCTTGTCGGCAATATCTTCTATGCGTGGCAGGCGATGCAGCTGGCGAAGCGCGAAGGCCGCACCGACGTCACCGCGCTGCCCTACGGTATCAGCACGCCGGGGCTGTTCGCGCATGTGTTTCTCGTGATGCTCCCAGCGAAACAGCTGGCCCTCGCGCAGGGCATGGCGGACCCCGAGCGCTTCGCCTGGCACGCCGGGCTCGTGGCCTGTTTCCTTGGGGGCCTCCTGGAATTCGGCTGCTCGTTCTTCGCGGAAAAGATCCGCAAGCACACGCCGCCAGCGGCGATGCTGGCGACCCTCGGTGGGGTGGGGCTGGGCTTCCTCGGGCTGTCCTTCCTCTTCCAGGCCTTTGCCGCGCCGGTGGTCGGGCTGGTGATGCTGGTGCTCGTCTTCATCGTTTTCTTTGGCCGGATGAAATTCCGCGGGGGGCTGCCGGCGACGGTCGTGATCCTCGCGGTGGGCACGGCGCTGGCGTGGGCCACAGGGCTGGCCCCGGTGGGCGGTCCGGACGCGCGGCCGCTGGCGCACCTGCAGGTCTATTGGCCGGTGCCGGTGCTGGGCGAACTCTGGGCGGCGTTCTCCGGGGGGCATATCCTGGCCTACCTCTCGGTCGTGATCCCGATCGGGCTGCTGGGCGTGCTCGCCTCGCTGCAGAACATCGAGTCGGCCGCCGCGGCCGGGGACAATTATCCGGCGACACCCAGCCTGGTGGTCAGCGGCCTGGGCACGCTGGCAGCGGCATGCTTCGGGTCGCCCTTCCCGACCTCAATCTACATCGGGCACCCGGCGTGGAAAAAGCTCGGGGCCCGGGCGGGTTATTCGGCGTTGAACGGCATCTTCATCACGCTCGTCTGCCTGACCGGCTCAATGGCGGCGCTGACCTGGCTGATCCCGGCCGAGGCGGGCATCGCGATCATCTTCTGGATCGGGACGATCATCGCGGCCCAGGCCTTTGAGGTGACGGAGCAGAAATATTACCCGGCCGTCATCATCGGCCTGTTTCCCGCCCTGGCGGCCTGGGTGATGCTGATCGTGAAGACCACGGTCGGGGCCGGCGGGGCGACGCTGGACGCGGCGCTGGTGGCAAATGCGCATGCGGCGGGCGCCTACCTCGGGGGCGGCTTCGCCCTGGAACAGGGTTTTCTGTATTCGGCCATGATCTGGGCGGCCGTGGTGGTGGCCATCGTGGACCGGGCGTGGCTGCGGGCGGCCGGTTGGTGCGCCATCGGCGCGGGGCTGGCGCTGGCGGGGCTGATGCATTCCTACGCCCTGACCGGACGCGACACGGTCATCGACCTGCCGCTCCTGTCCTGGCTGACCGGACAATGGACGCCCGGCCGGTCCCTGTTCCCGGCCGGCGCGGCCGCAGCCGGTTATGCGCTGGCGGCGGTGATTTTTCTGCTGGCCAAGTTCATCCTGGTGCCGCGGGCTGAGGACGAAGTCGCCTGA
- a CDS encoding amidohydrolase family protein, translating to MPTLLVKNIGYLVTLDAARTVLRDAWLLAEDGFVTATGTGLPPAVAGAEVLDARGGIATPGLVNTHHHFYQTMARAYTPGNNLPLLPWLAHMNKLWRPFTADDLHLASKLAMAEMMLTGCTTTSDHHYVVPAGSGDNFAAQFRAAEELGVRFHCARGSMDVPSKLIGDWAIQTAEEIMADVVRLHRDFHDPKPGSFRQVFLAPCAATSCSGELLKLSAAYAREHGLGLHSHCGETVDEDVFSREKFGRRPVEYFADCGWDFEGVWYAHGIHFTDEEVAWLGARKIGVSHCPYANMRLGSGICRVTDLQRAGAKVGIGVDGSASNDSGHVLGELRQALMLCRVKYGAEAMSVMDALAIGTSGGAAILRRPDLGSLAPGKCADLAIWPAVDLFSSGCENPVDALLLCYARQVDSLVVGGRVRITQGRFTDLDLDGLIARHHARARQIHAALG from the coding sequence ATGCCTACGCTGCTCGTCAAGAACATCGGTTATCTCGTCACCCTGGATGCGGCCCGCACCGTGTTGCGGGATGCATGGTTGCTCGCGGAGGACGGGTTTGTCACGGCCACCGGCACGGGGCTTCCGCCCGCAGTGGCTGGGGCCGAGGTGCTGGATGCGCGGGGCGGCATCGCGACGCCGGGGCTGGTGAACACGCACCACCATTTCTACCAGACGATGGCCCGCGCCTACACGCCGGGCAACAACCTGCCGCTGCTGCCCTGGCTGGCGCACATGAACAAGCTCTGGCGGCCGTTCACGGCCGACGACCTGCACCTCGCCTCGAAGCTGGCGATGGCGGAGATGATGCTCACGGGCTGCACGACCACCTCGGACCACCACTATGTCGTGCCCGCGGGCAGCGGGGACAATTTTGCCGCGCAGTTTCGGGCGGCGGAGGAACTGGGTGTGCGGTTTCACTGTGCGCGCGGCAGCATGGACGTGCCGTCGAAGCTGATCGGCGACTGGGCGATCCAGACGGCGGAGGAGATCATGGCGGATGTCGTCCGCTTGCACCGGGATTTCCACGATCCGAAACCGGGCAGCTTCCGGCAGGTCTTCCTCGCGCCCTGTGCGGCGACCTCGTGCAGTGGCGAACTGTTGAAGCTCTCGGCCGCTTACGCGCGCGAGCACGGACTCGGGCTGCACAGCCATTGCGGCGAGACGGTGGACGAGGATGTGTTCTCGCGGGAGAAGTTCGGGCGCCGGCCGGTTGAGTATTTCGCCGACTGCGGCTGGGATTTCGAGGGCGTGTGGTATGCGCACGGAATCCATTTCACGGATGAGGAGGTGGCGTGGCTCGGGGCACGGAAGATCGGCGTCAGTCACTGCCCGTACGCCAACATGCGCCTCGGGTCCGGCATCTGCCGGGTTACCGACCTGCAGCGGGCCGGCGCCAAGGTGGGGATCGGGGTGGATGGCAGCGCCTCGAACGATTCCGGCCACGTGTTGGGCGAGCTGCGTCAGGCGCTCATGCTGTGCCGCGTGAAGTACGGCGCGGAGGCGATGTCGGTGATGGATGCGCTGGCGATCGGCACCTCCGGCGGCGCCGCGATTCTGCGGCGGCCGGACCTTGGTTCGCTGGCACCGGGCAAATGCGCCGATCTGGCGATCTGGCCGGCCGTCGATCTGTTTTCCAGCGGCTGCGAGAATCCGGTGGACGCGCTGTTGCTGTGTTATGCGCGCCAGGTGGACAGCCTGGTGGTCGGCGGCCGGGTGCGGATAACGCAGGGGCGATTCACGGATCTCGACCTCGACGGCCTGATCGCCCGGCACCATGCGCGGGCGCGGCAGATCCACGCCGCGCTCGGCTGA
- the add gene encoding adenosine deaminase has product MDPTLPFIDLHRHLDGNVRLQTILDLGRQHNIRLPGDTLETLRPHVQVEGVMPDLVTWLNKLHWMIAVLGDYDACRRIARENVEDAHAEGIDYLELRFSPYFMAGPNGLDPVKVVEAVVAGIAEGRAQTGLPVKLIGILSRTFGAEACRIELEALLTQREHLVALDLAGDEKNFPAELFIEHFKRGRDAGWAITVHAGEAGGAASVWAAVQQLGATRIGHGIRAIDDPRLLEHLRAQRIGLEINLTSNVQTNTVPSFGAHPMKPFLAHGLLATINTDDPVISGIDLRHEYRVAAPAAGLTAAEIAQAQRNALEISYLTSEERAVLRAKKTA; this is encoded by the coding sequence ATGGACCCCACGCTCCCCTTCATCGACCTGCACCGCCACCTGGACGGCAACGTGCGCCTGCAGACCATCCTCGACCTCGGCCGGCAGCACAACATCCGCCTGCCCGGCGACACGCTTGAGACCCTGCGCCCGCACGTGCAGGTGGAAGGGGTGATGCCCGATTTGGTGACGTGGCTCAACAAGCTGCACTGGATGATCGCCGTCCTCGGCGATTATGACGCCTGCCGCCGCATCGCGCGGGAGAACGTCGAGGACGCGCACGCCGAGGGGATCGATTACCTCGAGCTGCGGTTCAGCCCGTATTTCATGGCCGGCCCGAACGGGTTGGACCCGGTCAAGGTGGTCGAGGCGGTGGTGGCCGGCATCGCGGAGGGGCGGGCGCAGACGGGCCTGCCGGTGAAGCTGATCGGCATCCTGAGCCGCACCTTCGGAGCGGAGGCCTGCCGGATCGAACTGGAGGCACTGCTGACCCAGCGGGAGCACCTGGTCGCGCTCGACCTCGCAGGTGATGAGAAAAATTTCCCGGCGGAGCTGTTCATCGAACACTTCAAACGCGGCCGGGATGCGGGCTGGGCAATCACGGTGCATGCGGGCGAGGCCGGAGGTGCGGCGAGCGTGTGGGCGGCCGTGCAGCAGCTCGGGGCCACGCGCATCGGGCACGGCATCCGGGCGATTGACGATCCCCGCCTGCTGGAGCACCTGCGGGCGCAGCGGATCGGGCTGGAGATCAACCTCACGAGCAACGTGCAGACCAACACGGTACCGAGCTTCGGGGCACACCCGATGAAGCCGTTCCTTGCCCACGGGCTGCTGGCCACGATCAACACCGACGACCCGGTGATCAGCGGGATTGATCTCCGGCATGAATACCGGGTCGCCGCGCCGGCGGCCGGGCTCACCGCCGCGGAGATTGCGCAGGCGCAGCGGAACGCGCTGGAGATTTCGTACCTGACGTCGGAGGAGAGGGCGGTGCTACGGGCGAAGAAGACCGCCTGA
- the surE gene encoding 5'/3'-nucleotidase SurE, protein MRLLVTNDDGINSVFLHELIFALKAAGHELFVVAPASEQSWTGASKTRGRPVKSAAVDRGFGCPTWIVDGTPSDCVNIALAHLLPKQDATGPEQTTCVEGVVSGINVGFNCTLAFIIASGTVAGAWEGALHGLPAMALSQDVSEETYYRLKEHGSVPEGELLATLRISATHAARLATELLATTPPRSFTVHNVNFPHPCRPDSELRRTVPAHFFVPGLFTPADDQGRHQLIWTEGEDVSPPEPLTDLKCLEAGAISHTVLDYRKLGHS, encoded by the coding sequence ATGCGCCTCCTGGTCACCAACGATGACGGCATCAACTCCGTCTTCCTCCACGAACTCATCTTCGCCCTGAAAGCCGCCGGCCATGAGCTCTTCGTTGTCGCCCCGGCCAGCGAGCAAAGCTGGACCGGCGCCTCCAAGACCCGCGGCCGCCCGGTCAAATCCGCCGCCGTCGACCGCGGCTTCGGCTGCCCGACCTGGATCGTCGACGGCACCCCCTCCGACTGCGTCAACATCGCGCTCGCCCACCTCCTGCCGAAACAGGACGCCACGGGCCCTGAGCAAACCACGTGCGTCGAAGGGGTCGTCAGCGGCATCAACGTCGGCTTCAACTGCACCCTCGCCTTCATCATCGCCAGCGGCACGGTCGCGGGCGCCTGGGAGGGCGCCCTGCACGGCCTGCCGGCGATGGCGCTCTCCCAAGACGTCTCCGAGGAAACCTACTACCGGCTCAAGGAGCACGGCAGCGTGCCGGAGGGGGAACTGCTGGCCACCCTCCGGATCTCGGCCACCCACGCCGCCCGCCTGGCGACGGAGCTGCTCGCCACCACCCCGCCCCGCAGCTTCACCGTCCACAACGTCAACTTCCCCCACCCGTGCCGGCCCGACAGCGAGCTCCGGCGGACGGTGCCTGCGCATTTCTTCGTACCCGGCCTGTTCACGCCCGCGGATGACCAGGGCCGCCATCAGCTGATCTGGACGGAAGGCGAAGACGTTTCTCCCCCGGAGCCCCTCACTGATTTGAAGTGCCTCGAGGCCGGCGCGATCAGCCACACCGTCCTCGACTACCGGAAACTGGGTCACAGCTGA